One genomic region from Electrophorus electricus isolate fEleEle1 chromosome 25, fEleEle1.pri, whole genome shotgun sequence encodes:
- the LOC118240803 gene encoding otospiralin-like, with translation MFRLCISVLLFTLFLCLLSVSGVEREERSTGSDDDPTSAAERRSALPYWNLWASDFYGWVEELRAQAAYDMLLDLAKAYWAHSPLGSYLGYDSIPDEDEKEEKTDN, from the exons ATGTTCCGTCTGTGCATCTCCGTGTTGCTCTTCACCTTGTTTCTTTGTCTCCTATCTGTGTCAG gAGTTGAGCGTGAGGAGAGGTCTACTGGTTCAGATGATG ATCCCACAAGTGCCGCAGAGAGGAGGAGCGCCCTGCCGTACTGGAACCTCTGGGCTTCGGATTTCTACGGCTGGGTGGAGGAATTGCGAGCCCAGGCAGCGTATGACATGTTACTGGACTTGGCGAAAGCCTACTGGGCTCACTCTCCTCTCGGCAGCTACTTAGGTTACGACTCCATCCCTGATGAAGacgagaaagaggagaagacagACAACTGA
- the nck2a gene encoding cytoplasmic protein NCK2a isoform X2 — MEAEYPSNGSAGMSGVGGAERIYDLNVPALVKFSYAAEREDELSLAKGDRVVVMEKCSDGWWRGSHAGRVGWFPSNYVREETGYEDGGYGEPPGGLRPLGAGPAANGRAAGGVIHTVQTLYPFSSVTDEELNFEKGETMEVLEKPENDPEWWRCRNSRGVVGLVPKNYVAVLSDGSVGRGPTSGPGTPRTGHLEPSRTGKFAGKDWYYGGVTRHQAECALNEQGTEGDFLIRDSESSPSDFSVSLKAVGKNKHFKVQLQDGVYCIGQRRFGSMEELVEHYKKAPIFTSEQGDKLYLVKPLA, encoded by the exons ATGGAAGCCGAGTATCCATCCAACGGGAGCGCGGGAATGAGTGGCGTGGGCGGAGCCGAGCGGATCTACGACCTGAACGTCCCTGCGCTGGTGAAATTCTCTTACGCGGCCGAGCGGGAGGATGAGCTCAGCCTCGCCAAGGGCGACCGCGTGGTCGTCATGGAGAAATGCAGCGACGGCTGGTGGAGGGGCAGTCACGCTGGGCGCGTCGGCTGGTTCCCCTCCAATTACGTGCGCGAGGAGACCGGCTACGAGGACGGGGGCTACGGCGAGCCGCCGGGCGGACTCCGCCCACTTGGGGCGGGGCCGGCGGCGAACGGGCGGGCGGCGGGCGGGGTGATCCACACGGTCCAGACTCTGTATCCCTTCAGCTCCGTCACCGACGAGGAGCTGAACTTCGAGAAGGGCGAGACCATGGAGGTGCTGGAGAAGCCCGAGAACGACCCCGAGTGGTGGAGGTGTCGGAACAGCCGGGGCGTCGTGGGCCTGGTGCCCAAGAACTACGTGGCGGTGCTTAGCGACGGGTCAGTCGGCAGAGGCCCCACCTCCGGCCCCGGGACGCCACGCACCGGCCACCTCGAGCCCTCGCGGACCGGCAAGTTTGCCGGGAAGGATTGGTACTACGGCGGTGTGACACGGCACCAAGCGGAGTGCGCACTTAATGAGCAAGGGACAGAGGGCGACTTCCTGATACGAGACAGTGAGTCATCG CCCAGTGACTTCTCCGTGTCTCTGAAGGCCGTGGGGAAGAACAAGCATTTCAAGGTCCAACTGCAGGACGGCGTCTACTGTATCGGCCAGCGGCGCTTTGGCAGCatggaggagctggtggagCACTACAAGAAGGCTCCCATCTTCACCAGCGAGCAGGGCGACAAACTCTACCTGGTCAAGCCCCTGGCTTGA